A single Loxodonta africana isolate mLoxAfr1 chromosome 24, mLoxAfr1.hap2, whole genome shotgun sequence DNA region contains:
- the MAFB gene encoding transcription factor MafB: MAAELSMGPELPTSPLAMEYVNDFDLLKFDVKKEPLGRAERPGRPCTRLQPAGSVSSTPLSTPCSSVPSSPSFSPTEKTHLEDLYWMASNYQQMNPEALNLTPEDAVEALIGSHPVPQPLQSFDGFRGAHHHHHHHHHPHPHHAYQAAGVAHDELGPHAHPHHHHHHQASPPPSNAASPTQQLPTSHPGAGPHAAAAATAAGGSGSVEDRFSDDQLVSMSVRELNRHLRGFTKDEVIRLKQKRRTLKNRGYAQSCRYKRVQQKHHLENEKTQLIQQVEQLKQEVSRLARERDAYKVKCEKLANSGFREAGSTSDSPSSPEFFL, from the coding sequence ATGGCCGCGGAGCTGAGTATGGGGCCCGAGTTGCCCACCAGCCCGCTGGCCATGGAGTATGTCAATGACTTCGACCTGCTCAAGTTCGACGTGAAGAAGGAGCCGCTGGGGCGCGCCGAGCGCCCGGGACGGCCCTGTACGCGCTTGCAGCCGGCCGGCTCAGTGTCGTCCACGCCGCTCAGCACGCCGTGTAGCTCGGTGCCCTCGTCGCCCAGCTTCAGCCCTACCGAGAAGACCCACCTCGAGGACCTGTACTGGATGGCGAGTAACTACCAGCAGATGAACCCCGAGGCGCTCAACCTGACGCCCGAAGACGCGGTGGAGGCTCTCATCGGCTCGCACCCAGTGCCACAGCCGCTGCAGAGCTTCGACGGCTTCCGCGGCgcgcaccaccaccaccatcaccaccaccacccacaccCGCACCATGCGTACCAGGCTGCCGGCGTGGCCCACGACGAACTGGGCCCACATGCGCACCcgcaccatcaccaccatcaccaagcGTCGCCGCCGCCGTCCAACGCGGCCAGCCCCACGCAGCAGctacccaccagccaccccgGGGCAGGGCCGCATGCTGCGGCCGCGGCGACGGCGGCTGGCGGCAGCGGCAGTGTGGAGGACCGCTTCTCCGACGACCAGCTCGTGTCCATGTCGGTGCGCGAGCTGAACCGCCACCTGCGGGGCTTCACCAAGGACGAGGTGATCCGCCTGAAGCAGAAGCGGCGGACCCTGAAGAACCGGGGCTACGCCCAGTCTTGCAGGTATAAACGCGTCCAGCAGAAACACCACCTGGAGAATGAGAAGACGCAGCTCATTCAGCAGGTGGAGCAGCTTAAGCAGGAGGTGTCCCGGCTGGCCCGAGAGAGAGACGCCTACAAGGTCAAGTGCGAGAAACTCGCCAACTCCGGCTTCAGGGAGGCGGGCTCCACCAGCGACAGCCCCTCCTCTCCCGAGTTCTTTCTGTGA